ACCATGAGACATATTCTGATTTCACATTCGACTCACTTAAATTTTTctcgattaaaaaaaaaaaagatatgctCATCTCACTGTTCTTCTTCAGTACTGTATTTCACTACACCggtaaaaaaaatgactaataATCCTGAACCCTAACAGAAGCGTGTGTAATCACTCGTGTGATTACCCATGGGAGGAATCTGGAAGTGCCAGAGCCTCCCAACACTTTTGACCAAGTGCTTCCTACACAGAAACTCCTCCGCGTAAACCTTCTCCACCTTCCGATCCACATCGTGCAAAAACACGTGTGTCACACCGGATCCTTTTCTGTCCCTCGCCATCACCGCCGCCGAGAATATCGCCGCCATGCGCCCCGGCGCCTCCGCGAAGTACCCCTTCGGCGCGTCGATCATAATCAAATCCCACTCTTTAGCATACACCTCGTCAGGGAGGTTGTGTAGGGCGACCTTGCAACGCTCGTTGCCGCGGAGCGTGGCGGTCGCCGGAAAACACGCGGGTTCGGAGCTGTACGAGGAGAGGAGGCTGTCGGCGTCTCGGAGCTGGGTCCGGTAACGGACCGTGTGGGCCAGGAGGTTCGGCGCGTCCTTGGTGACGATCCCGAACCACTTAGGGTCCTCCTCGAGGAACAGCGTGGTGCCGTGCGGGTTGAGGCTGGCCCACATGAGCGAGTCTCGGCCCAGCCCGAAGACGAGGAAGTTGGCGGGCCGGTGGAGGGCCTGGAGCACGTCGAAGGTTATGGTGATCTCCGAGAGAGATTGTTGAGGGACAACCTGCGAGGTGGCGTAGTGGAGGATGGCCTTGAGTTGCATCGATGTGGGACCGTGGGTGAACTGTTGCTGCTGCATGGTTCTGCTTATGGAACATAGGAAGTTGTTCTCCCAGGTTTGGATCATGCTTGCTATGAAGAGTGTGGCTCCGATGACGCCCAGTATCGCCAATAGCCACACTAGCCATCGGCTCTTCATTCTCTCGTTACCCCTTGTTGGGTTTTAAGATAGAATTTGAGGGGAAGAAGGTGCACATAAATGGCAGAAAATGTTTCTCGGATGTCGCCATCCTCGCAGCACCACGTGGTGCTACAGTGGTCATGACCCAGTCttctgtttctttctttttccttaacaTCTTTgctgaaatattattttttatcctcttttatcatctaatttattttcagaaaacttgttttaacctttattttagtcctttctcacaatttttataaatagtattaatttttgtccggagtgataaatagtgtctttttgtgttttcttttgattttgtttgttttttaaagttattttcatGAATTCACACGGTATAATATATTTGTcatgtaaaaaatgaaattaatattatttatgagaaaaagattaaaaataagattttatgaGAGTAGAGTTACTACAAacatatttttcctaaaatgttgttttaaataagatttttactAATTGATTACTACAGTACTATATCCTAAAAAAAGAAGGGGGAAAAAACCCAGCATGTAagtttttgttgattttgttctCTTGGCTTGTGCTTCTTAGACACTTGTTACATGTGCTGATTTCCTTCCTGCCAGTGTTCTGCGTATAAAGTAATGTTTTGGATTCTTCTGAATCATTCTCCGCCTTCCGCGATTAATCATCTTTTGTTCACCAATCACACTTTTGGGAGAATCGTTTTCTCTGACGAAGCCAATctacaaagagaaaaaagagcacactatttactttcttttttgtctGACGAAACGATACTCAATTTACTCATAAGAGATTGCTTTATTTGGCGATCTTTTTCTAGACACAGTAGGTGGTGAGTGGGCCTTGTTATCTTCCCCGTTTGAGATACCCTTTACTCTTAGTTgtgacgtttttctttgggtgGAGTGGAGGGTTAAATATTGCTTTATTTTGGTCTTTCATATTTCAATTGGATTTCTTAATATAaggaaatcattttttattagatttttcaattgtttttaatcttgaataaaattgattttatttcatttctttttaataaaaaaatataattgtttctACTGGTCGTGACATGTTAGCCTCTGAAACGGAAATATCTTAATATGAAAGTTCCATAAGCGCAAAGGCGTTCACTTATAAAAGTCTTTCCACATACTTGGTGGTCCCAACCCAACCTTCCATGTATGATGTATCACAAGAGTATGAAATTTTCTTTATCAAGTTATTATCGATCCTCCAGAGTGCATGGTGGTATACATCTCTTAGTTATACAGGCAAATTTTCAATATTCttctaatgtttattttgaatacaatatatatatatatatatatatatatatatatatatatatatatatatatatatatatatatacacacttttttattcaatcataaaaataatgattttaaataattgatgatataaaaaaattatattaacaatatataCCTATTAAACTGTTTACTTTGtagttatgttttaaaatttagaattttccattatcttttaaaaaaattaaaaaaaaataaaataataaccatAATATATGTGTGCGTTGTGCTCTAAAATATTGTTTATGGTTTAGATTTTGGATTGGCACTTACCTCAATAGACTTAATATTACTACACGCATAAAACTATAACTAGTTAATGGTATTTACCACTATCATGCAAGCCACCGGAGTAAACAGTAtagtatcatttaaaaaaataattttattaacaattataaattaatgatgttggtatattatatcttaattataattttatatttctttaattttagaattttatttataatattaaattaatatattatatccaTAAATCAATTGACCCAATCTTCTCATAAATGATCAAGTTTGagtcaaattcaaataaatgatatattataatcaaatttaaaatcaagtAAGAATAAGATATTTGCATCTCAATAAACACCCCTCCTTATTTCACCTCTTCCTGTCCTGTGTGACATCTGGCTTCACAACCATTTCCACGCTCTCTCCTTTCGCATACTTTTCTGTGGGTATTCGGTCCCATCACATCAACTTATTACTGATACACTCAAATCAAAAAATCAAATACTCAATGTGTGCCTTGATTAGTGGAGATCaacttatcataatttttagaactaataaatagataaaattatcatgagttcaatttatcacaaaa
This genomic interval from Glycine max cultivar Williams 82 chromosome 5, Glycine_max_v4.0, whole genome shotgun sequence contains the following:
- the LOC100786348 gene encoding probable methyltransferase At1g27930: MKSRWLVWLLAILGVIGATLFIASMIQTWENNFLCSISRTMQQQQFTHGPTSMQLKAILHYATSQVVPQQSLSEITITFDVLQALHRPANFLVFGLGRDSLMWASLNPHGTTLFLEEDPKWFGIVTKDAPNLLAHTVRYRTQLRDADSLLSSYSSEPACFPATATLRGNERCKVALHNLPDEVYAKEWDLIMIDAPKGYFAEAPGRMAAIFSAAVMARDRKGSGVTHVFLHDVDRKVEKVYAEEFLCRKHLVKSVGRLWHFQIPPMGNHTSDYTRFC